One genomic window of Halorubrum hochsteinianum includes the following:
- a CDS encoding NAD-dependent epimerase/dehydratase family protein, translating to MNLADSRVLVTGGAGLVGSHLAASLLDRGATVRVADDLSKGTRDRVPDGAAFVGADLTDPDDVAHAVTDDLDAVFHFAAYTDTNYDDDRVLFEENTEMTYNVLDRMREAGIDRFAFTSSSTVYGEAPRPTPEDYAPPEPISIYGSSKLADEGLISTHAHSYGIQSWVFRFANIVGPHQRGNVIPDFIQKLDEDPTELEILGDGRQEKSYMHVTECVDAIQHVVEHADDEYNVYNLGTRTTTSVTQIADIVSEELGVDPEYSYTGGDRGWTGDVPKMRLSIEKLVDLGWEPSIESDDAVRRSARELIEGIVD from the coding sequence ATGAACCTCGCCGATTCGCGCGTCCTCGTCACCGGCGGAGCCGGGCTGGTCGGAAGCCACCTCGCCGCGAGCCTGCTCGACCGCGGGGCGACCGTCCGCGTCGCCGACGACCTCTCGAAGGGGACCCGCGACCGCGTGCCGGACGGGGCCGCGTTCGTCGGGGCGGACCTGACCGACCCCGACGACGTCGCCCACGCGGTCACCGACGACCTCGACGCCGTCTTCCACTTCGCGGCGTACACGGACACGAACTACGACGACGACCGTGTCCTCTTCGAGGAGAACACGGAGATGACGTACAACGTCTTAGACCGGATGCGCGAGGCCGGGATCGACCGGTTCGCGTTCACCTCCTCGTCGACCGTGTACGGTGAGGCTCCCCGGCCGACTCCGGAGGACTACGCCCCCCCCGAACCCATCTCGATCTACGGCTCCTCGAAGCTCGCCGACGAGGGACTGATCTCGACGCACGCCCACTCGTACGGGATTCAGTCGTGGGTGTTCCGCTTCGCGAACATCGTCGGCCCGCACCAGCGCGGGAACGTGATCCCCGACTTCATCCAGAAACTCGACGAGGACCCGACGGAACTCGAGATCCTCGGCGACGGCAGACAGGAGAAGTCGTACATGCACGTCACCGAGTGCGTCGACGCCATCCAGCACGTCGTCGAGCACGCGGACGACGAGTACAACGTCTACAACCTCGGGACGCGGACGACGACCTCGGTGACCCAGATTGCCGACATCGTCAGCGAGGAGCTGGGCGTCGACCCCGAGTACTCCTACACGGGCGGCGACCGCGGCTGGACGGGCGACGTGCCGAAGATGCGGCTGTCGATCGAGAAGCTGGTCGATCTGGGTTGGGAGCCCTCGATCGAGAGCGACGATGCGGTCCGGCGGAGCGCGCGCGAGCTGATCGAGGGGATCGTCGACTGA
- the argS gene encoding arginine--tRNA ligase, with protein MFRQFRSEVEAAVEAALADLDLPTDDLGIERPPEEMDATLASSVAFRLAGEVGDAPPNVAATVAEAVNVSGTDYVASVDTAGPYVNFHANARYLADTLDAAAADAGYGALPDRETSVVVEHTSANPTGPVHVGRARNPIVGDAVANLLEYAGYDVDRHYYVNDAGRQMAVFTWAYERFDEADLDEAPARDRAEYDLVRYYRKGNAYLEEADEDAVEAAEAEIQSILQGLEAGDEETYERVGEVVDTVLGGMKDCLARLPAEFDEFVKETRFMRDGSTDDVAERLKETDQAVYEEDAWQLELDEWGIDKNLVFLRSDDTSLYTTRDLAHHEWKFANYDRAVTVLGEDHKLQADQLDATLELLGNDTDRLGNVIYSYVNLPDGKMSTRRGTGVMLDDLLDEAIDRARDAVESRMDDRIRDDDLTEADVERIAHQVGIGAVRYDIVSKQPAKAITFEWEDALDFEAQSAPFVQYVHARCAGILSEAAAAGIDVPVVTADADGAVDADALDVDASDLETDAARDLLREVARFPAVIEAAAEDLEPHTIATFTREFADAYNAFYRECPVVTAETDDLRAARLAVVAAAKHTMANALDVLGVDAPESM; from the coding sequence ATGTTCAGGCAGTTCCGGTCGGAGGTCGAGGCCGCGGTCGAAGCGGCGCTCGCCGACCTCGACCTCCCGACCGACGACCTCGGCATCGAACGCCCGCCGGAGGAGATGGACGCGACGCTCGCCTCCAGCGTCGCCTTCCGACTCGCCGGCGAGGTCGGGGACGCCCCCCCGAACGTCGCGGCGACGGTCGCCGAGGCCGTCAACGTCTCTGGGACCGACTACGTCGCGTCGGTCGACACCGCCGGCCCGTACGTCAACTTCCACGCGAACGCGCGCTACCTCGCCGACACGCTCGACGCGGCGGCCGCCGACGCCGGCTACGGCGCGCTCCCCGACAGGGAGACCTCCGTCGTGGTCGAACACACGAGCGCGAACCCGACGGGGCCGGTCCACGTCGGCCGCGCCCGGAACCCCATCGTCGGCGACGCGGTGGCGAACCTCCTCGAATACGCCGGCTACGACGTCGACCGCCACTACTACGTCAACGACGCCGGCCGGCAGATGGCGGTGTTCACGTGGGCCTACGAGCGGTTCGACGAGGCCGACCTCGACGAAGCGCCCGCCCGCGACCGCGCCGAGTACGACCTCGTGCGCTACTACCGGAAGGGGAACGCCTACCTGGAGGAGGCCGACGAGGACGCCGTCGAGGCGGCCGAAGCGGAGATCCAGTCGATCCTTCAGGGGCTCGAAGCCGGCGACGAGGAGACCTACGAGCGCGTCGGCGAGGTCGTCGACACCGTCCTCGGCGGCATGAAGGACTGTCTCGCCCGCCTGCCCGCCGAGTTCGACGAGTTCGTCAAGGAGACGCGGTTCATGCGCGACGGCTCGACGGACGACGTCGCCGAGCGGCTCAAAGAGACCGATCAGGCCGTCTACGAGGAGGACGCCTGGCAGCTCGAACTCGACGAGTGGGGGATCGATAAGAACCTCGTCTTCCTGCGCTCGGACGACACGAGCCTCTACACCACCCGCGACCTGGCTCACCACGAGTGGAAGTTCGCGAACTACGACCGCGCGGTCACCGTCCTCGGCGAGGACCACAAGCTCCAGGCCGACCAACTGGACGCGACGCTCGAACTGCTCGGCAACGACACCGACCGCCTCGGCAACGTCATCTACTCGTACGTCAACCTCCCCGACGGGAAGATGTCCACCCGCCGGGGGACCGGCGTGATGCTCGACGACCTGCTCGACGAGGCGATCGACCGCGCCCGCGACGCCGTCGAGTCCCGGATGGACGACCGGATCCGCGACGACGACCTCACCGAGGCGGACGTCGAGCGCATCGCTCATCAGGTCGGGATCGGCGCGGTCCGGTACGACATCGTCTCCAAACAGCCCGCGAAGGCGATCACCTTCGAGTGGGAGGACGCGCTCGACTTCGAGGCGCAGTCCGCCCCGTTCGTCCAGTACGTCCACGCGCGCTGCGCCGGCATCCTGAGCGAGGCCGCGGCCGCCGGGATCGACGTGCCGGTCGTGACGGCGGACGCCGACGGCGCGGTCGACGCCGACGCGCTCGACGTGGACGCGAGCGACCTCGAGACCGACGCGGCCCGCGACCTCCTCCGCGAGGTCGCGCGGTTCCCCGCGGTGATCGAGGCCGCCGCGGAGGACTTGGAGCCCCACACGATCGCGACGTTCACCCGCGAGTTCGCCGACGCCTACAACGCGTTCTACCGCGAGTGCCCGGTCGTGACCGCCGAGACGGACGACCTGCGCGCCGCCCGCCTCGCGGTCGTCGCGGCCGCGAAGCACACGATGGCGAACGCGCTTGACGTGCTGGGCGTCGACGCGCCGGAGTCGATGTAA
- a CDS encoding GMC family oxidoreductase: MSAGDGPAGSAGNAAAVDRTPVPDADVCVVGAGPAGALVADRLAADREVVILDAGPRFDAGDRLARQERAIRPSYGRPDVWDVGGARDAYENAGSTEWRYPLNHARVKGVGGSTLHWQGMVMRLHEDDFNSGAERGAGPGWPIDYADLRPYYAEAERELGVAGASDNPYAPPREEPHPMPAFEPSYSDSLFAEACESVGIDMHSVPNARNSEAYDGRSACVGYGTCQPVCPSGAKYDATVHVERAEDAGATVIDRAPVERLDHDGDDRVTAAVYATPDGERHRQEADAFVVAAGGVETPRLLLLSASDRHPDGLANSSGAVGRFFMDHLFAGAGGTLDEPTRQNHVGFYTSACDQFYDEADETQAPFKLEFFNYAGPSPVESALAGDDWGDPLLERLRGEYGNHVAMGALVEQLPDADSRITLADDRVDDRGNPVPEIDWTVGDRALDTIERANEIQVEVLEELGADVEWVAGPDATGPAYHHMGTTRMSDDPDRGVVDARCRTHDLENCWIASSSVFPTSGAMNPTLTIAALALRVGDDVAGWLAGET; this comes from the coding sequence ATGAGCGCGGGGGACGGGCCGGCGGGAAGCGCCGGGAACGCGGCCGCCGTCGACCGGACGCCCGTCCCCGACGCGGACGTCTGCGTCGTCGGGGCGGGCCCCGCCGGGGCGCTCGTCGCCGACCGGCTCGCGGCCGACCGCGAGGTGGTGATACTCGACGCCGGACCGCGGTTCGACGCCGGCGACCGGCTCGCGCGACAGGAGCGGGCGATCCGACCGTCCTACGGCCGACCCGACGTGTGGGACGTGGGCGGTGCGCGCGACGCCTACGAGAACGCCGGGTCGACGGAGTGGCGCTACCCGCTGAACCACGCCCGGGTGAAGGGGGTCGGCGGATCGACGCTCCACTGGCAGGGGATGGTGATGCGGCTCCACGAGGACGACTTCAACTCCGGAGCCGAGCGCGGCGCGGGCCCCGGCTGGCCGATCGACTACGCGGACCTGCGGCCCTACTACGCCGAGGCGGAGCGCGAACTCGGCGTCGCGGGCGCGTCCGACAACCCCTACGCGCCGCCCCGGGAGGAGCCGCACCCGATGCCGGCGTTCGAGCCGTCCTACAGCGACTCGCTGTTCGCCGAGGCCTGCGAGTCGGTCGGGATCGACATGCACTCGGTGCCGAACGCGCGCAACTCCGAGGCGTACGACGGCCGGTCGGCCTGCGTCGGCTACGGCACCTGCCAGCCGGTGTGCCCCTCGGGCGCGAAGTACGACGCGACGGTCCACGTCGAGCGCGCCGAGGACGCCGGCGCGACCGTGATCGACCGCGCGCCGGTCGAGCGGCTCGACCACGACGGCGACGACCGGGTGACGGCCGCCGTCTACGCGACGCCCGACGGCGAGCGACACCGGCAGGAGGCGGACGCGTTCGTCGTCGCCGCCGGCGGAGTGGAGACGCCGCGGCTCCTCCTGCTCTCCGCGTCCGACCGCCATCCCGACGGGCTGGCGAACTCCAGCGGGGCGGTCGGGCGGTTCTTCATGGACCACCTGTTCGCGGGGGCGGGCGGGACGCTCGACGAGCCGACGCGACAGAACCACGTCGGCTTCTACACCAGCGCCTGCGACCAGTTCTACGACGAGGCGGACGAGACGCAGGCCCCGTTCAAGCTGGAGTTCTTCAACTACGCCGGCCCCTCGCCCGTGGAGTCGGCGCTGGCCGGCGACGACTGGGGCGACCCCCTCTTAGAGCGGCTGCGCGGCGAGTACGGGAACCACGTCGCGATGGGCGCGCTCGTCGAGCAGCTCCCCGACGCCGACAGCCGGATCACGCTCGCCGACGACCGCGTCGACGACCGCGGCAACCCCGTCCCCGAGATCGACTGGACCGTCGGCGACCGCGCGCTCGACACGATCGAACGGGCCAACGAGATTCAGGTGGAGGTCTTAGAGGAGCTCGGGGCCGACGTCGAGTGGGTCGCCGGCCCCGACGCCACCGGACCCGCGTACCACCACATGGGCACGACGCGGATGAGCGACGACCCCGATCGGGGCGTCGTCGACGCCCGCTGCCGGACCCACGACCTGGAGAACTGCTGGATCGCCTCCAGCTCCGTCTTCCCGACGAGCGGCGCGATGAACCCCACGCTCACCATCGCCGCGCTCGCGCTCCGCGTCGGCGACGACGTGGCCGGCTGGCTCGCGGGCGAGACCTGA
- a CDS encoding ABC transporter permease: MSPITRIRDRLTDGEDRVPLGLTLLCAAIAAVLVFPLAWLVIEAVTVDPARAVELTLSIRTAETVVNSLLLMVGVTTLSIAIGVPLAYLTARTDLPFRRFWAVAAALPLVVPSYVGAFSFVSAFGPRGEFHEILSPLGIERVPEIYGLPGSILVITLYTYPYVYLTTRAALLSFDTTLLEAARTLNHGRLASFRRVTLPAIRPAIAAGSLLAALYAVSDFGTPSIMRLSVFTRQIYVEYNSFGSDYAALLSLQLLVVVLFVLALEWLVRSDASSHGDDAGRTDDRVSLGRLRWPATLLPAGVSGLALLVPLWILGLWLLRSEAGRRPSMAFEPVYVLNSLSVSLAAAVVAALAAIPIAYFAANHDSRLAVLFERATYVGFAVPGIVLALALVYFGSGYLPWIYQTLPLLVFAYVVRFLPQAVGSSRTSILQVDPRLVEAGRTLGESSMGAFKRVTLPLTRSGIVAGAALVFLTAMKELPVTLILRPSGFETIVTQIWRAQASALYQYAVVPTLILLVISGLSMVVLLSQEGGQEGL; the protein is encoded by the coding sequence ATGAGCCCGATAACCCGGATCCGCGACCGGCTGACCGACGGGGAGGACCGAGTACCGCTGGGGCTGACGCTGCTGTGTGCGGCGATCGCGGCCGTCCTCGTCTTCCCGCTGGCGTGGCTCGTGATCGAGGCGGTCACCGTCGATCCCGCGCGCGCCGTCGAACTCACCCTCAGCATCCGCACCGCCGAGACCGTCGTCAACAGCCTCCTCCTGATGGTCGGCGTCACGACGCTGTCGATCGCGATCGGCGTCCCGCTCGCGTACCTCACCGCCCGGACCGACCTCCCGTTCCGGCGGTTCTGGGCGGTGGCGGCCGCGCTCCCGCTCGTCGTGCCCAGCTACGTCGGCGCGTTCTCGTTCGTCTCCGCGTTCGGCCCCCGCGGGGAGTTCCACGAGATTCTCTCGCCGCTCGGGATCGAGCGGGTTCCGGAGATATACGGCCTCCCCGGGTCGATACTCGTCATCACGCTGTACACGTACCCCTACGTCTACCTGACGACGCGGGCCGCGCTGCTGTCGTTCGACACCACGCTGTTGGAGGCGGCGCGGACGCTGAACCACGGTCGCCTCGCGTCGTTCCGCCGGGTGACGCTGCCCGCGATCCGCCCGGCGATCGCCGCCGGGTCGCTGCTCGCGGCGCTGTACGCGGTCTCCGACTTCGGGACGCCGTCGATCATGCGGCTGTCGGTGTTCACCCGGCAGATATACGTCGAGTACAACTCCTTCGGGAGCGACTACGCCGCGCTGCTCTCCTTACAGCTGCTCGTCGTCGTCCTGTTCGTGCTCGCGCTGGAGTGGCTCGTGCGCTCCGACGCGTCCTCGCACGGCGACGACGCGGGCCGCACCGACGACCGGGTGTCGCTCGGCCGGCTCCGGTGGCCGGCGACGCTCCTGCCCGCGGGGGTGTCCGGGCTCGCGCTCCTCGTCCCGCTGTGGATCCTCGGCCTGTGGCTGCTCCGGTCGGAGGCGGGCCGCCGCCCGTCGATGGCGTTCGAGCCGGTCTACGTCCTCAACTCGCTGTCGGTGTCGCTCGCGGCGGCGGTCGTCGCCGCGCTGGCGGCGATCCCCATCGCGTACTTCGCCGCGAACCACGACTCGCGGCTCGCCGTCCTCTTCGAGCGCGCGACGTACGTCGGCTTCGCGGTGCCCGGTATCGTCCTCGCGCTGGCGCTCGTCTACTTCGGCTCCGGCTACCTGCCGTGGATCTACCAGACGCTGCCGCTCCTCGTGTTCGCGTACGTCGTGCGCTTCCTCCCGCAGGCGGTCGGGTCGAGCCGCACGTCGATCCTCCAGGTCGACCCCCGGCTCGTGGAGGCGGGCCGGACGCTCGGCGAGTCCTCGATGGGGGCGTTCAAGCGGGTCACGCTCCCGCTCACCCGGTCGGGAATCGTCGCCGGCGCTGCCCTCGTGTTCCTCACCGCGATGAAGGAACTCCCCGTCACGCTGATCCTCCGCCCCTCCGGGTTCGAGACGATCGTCACCCAGATCTGGCGCGCACAGGCGTCAGCGCTGTACCAGTACGCGGTGGTGCCGACGCTGATCCTGCTCGTCATCTCCGGGCTCTCGATGGTCGTCCTCCTCTCGCAGGAGGGCGGGCAAGAGGGGCTGTAA
- a CDS encoding gluconate 2-dehydrogenase subunit 3 family protein, whose amino-acid sequence MELTRRDAAAALAALGASGGVALGARVAADRGRDADAAGGPEGDGTGDGAPADDETVRETLTAVAAVVYPDDASGVDEFVEGFLDGRLDGSAHAAGVREAVAELNRLARSWHGGAVADLDPADRDRHLREIGADVAEEDPDGTTAERVRYYVVNELLLAFYASPTGGELVGIENPQGHPGGAESYRRGPR is encoded by the coding sequence ATGGAACTGACGCGGCGCGACGCGGCGGCGGCGCTGGCCGCCCTCGGCGCGAGCGGCGGGGTCGCGCTCGGCGCGCGGGTCGCCGCGGACCGCGGCCGCGACGCCGACGCCGCCGGCGGTCCGGAAGGCGACGGGACCGGGGACGGCGCGCCGGCCGACGACGAGACGGTCCGCGAGACGCTGACCGCCGTCGCGGCGGTCGTCTACCCCGACGACGCGTCCGGCGTCGACGAGTTCGTCGAGGGGTTCCTCGACGGTCGGCTCGACGGCTCCGCGCACGCGGCGGGCGTCCGCGAGGCGGTCGCGGAGCTGAACCGGCTCGCCCGCTCGTGGCACGGCGGCGCGGTCGCCGACCTCGACCCCGCGGACCGCGACCGACACCTCAGGGAGATCGGCGCTGACGTCGCCGAGGAGGACCCGGACGGGACGACCGCCGAGCGGGTCCGCTACTACGTCGTCAACGAGCTGCTGCTCGCGTTCTACGCCTCGCCGACCGGGGGCGAGCTCGTCGGGATCGAGAACCCGCAGGGACACCCGGGCGGCGCGGAGAGCTACCGACGGGGGCCGCGATGA
- the sufD gene encoding Fe-S cluster assembly protein SufD, with the protein MSTQAIESLSEDTVRRIADERDEPEWLRQTRLDALAALETAELPDVIQTPGRRWTDLEALDFEALVDPLNQADETERTAGDDEVVVLPFTEALAEYGDVIEANFGSVLDPEHNYLTALSVALFTTGTFVYVPEGVDVEDVTVRAEMNSRSLFSQTLVVAEESSSVTILESIKTGESEVADDRYFSNLVEVVAGENANVQFGSLQNLDTDSYTYSLKRAVTDTYATVDWIESNFGSKLTRSDIETELDGDGSESQIVGTFFGTDDQHFDINARVWHQAEQTTADLVTRGVLDDVARSVYEGVQDVGEDAWNTSSYQRENTLMLSDDAEADASPKLIIHNHDTEASHSATVGQVDAEDLFYLESRSIDSRTARNMLVEGFFVPVLEEIAVDEFRDDVEDLVVERLQ; encoded by the coding sequence ATGAGCACGCAAGCAATCGAGAGCCTCTCGGAGGACACGGTACGACGCATCGCGGACGAACGCGACGAGCCCGAGTGGCTCCGACAGACCCGTCTAGACGCGCTCGCCGCGTTGGAGACGGCGGAGCTGCCGGACGTCATCCAGACGCCCGGCCGCCGCTGGACCGATCTGGAGGCGCTGGACTTCGAGGCGCTCGTCGACCCGCTGAACCAGGCGGACGAGACCGAACGGACCGCGGGCGACGACGAGGTCGTCGTCCTCCCGTTCACCGAGGCGCTCGCCGAGTACGGCGACGTGATCGAGGCGAACTTCGGCTCCGTCCTCGACCCCGAACACAACTACCTCACGGCGCTTTCGGTCGCGCTGTTCACCACCGGCACGTTCGTCTACGTCCCCGAGGGCGTCGACGTCGAGGATGTGACGGTGCGCGCGGAGATGAACTCCCGCTCGCTTTTCAGCCAGACGCTCGTCGTCGCCGAGGAGTCCTCGTCGGTGACGATCCTCGAGTCGATCAAGACGGGTGAAAGCGAGGTCGCCGACGACCGGTACTTCTCGAACCTCGTCGAGGTCGTCGCGGGCGAGAACGCGAACGTCCAGTTCGGCTCGCTCCAGAACCTCGACACCGACTCGTACACCTACTCGCTGAAGCGCGCCGTGACGGACACGTACGCGACGGTCGACTGGATCGAGAGCAACTTCGGCTCGAAGCTCACCCGGTCGGACATCGAGACCGAACTCGACGGCGACGGCTCGGAGAGCCAGATCGTCGGGACGTTCTTCGGCACCGACGACCAGCACTTCGACATCAACGCCCGCGTCTGGCACCAGGCGGAGCAGACGACCGCCGACCTCGTCACGCGCGGCGTGCTCGACGACGTGGCCCGCTCGGTGTACGAGGGGGTTCAGGACGTCGGCGAGGACGCGTGGAACACCTCCAGCTACCAGCGCGAGAACACGCTGATGCTGTCGGACGACGCCGAAGCGGACGCGTCGCCGAAGCTGATCATCCACAACCACGACACCGAGGCCTCGCACTCGGCGACGGTCGGACAGGTCGACGCCGAGGACCTGTTCTACCTAGAGAGCCGGTCGATCGACTCGCGGACGGCGCGGAACATGCTCGTCGAGGGCTTCTTCGTGCCCGTCTTAGAGGAGATCGCGGTCGACGAGTTCCGCGACGACGTCGAGGACCTCGTCGTCGAGCGGCTCCAGTAG
- the prf1 gene encoding peptide chain release factor aRF-1, with protein MSSDAQEANEDRRKYEFRKVIEELKDFEGSGTQLVTIYIPEDKQISDVVAHVTQEHSEASNIKSKQTRTAVQDALTSIKDRLRYYDTFPPENGIVIFSGAIDAGGGQTDMVTRTLESPPQPVTSFRYHCDSEFLTEPLEHMLEDTGLFGLIVLDRREANVGWLKGKRVEPVKSASSLVPGKQRKGGQSAQRFARLRLEAIDNFYQEVAGMADDLFVDKRHELDGILVGGPSPTKDEFLDGDYLHHELQDKVLGKFDVAYTDESGLKDLVDNASEVLADQEIVEDKRDMETFFENLNTGEEATYGFEQTRRNLIMGSVDRLLISEDLRSDVVVYECPNGHEEYEVIDSRHSTPDHECSECGEPAEVDEREDVIEHLMAIAEQRGTDTKFISTDFEKGEQLLDAFGGIAGILRYSTGV; from the coding sequence ATGAGTAGCGACGCACAGGAGGCGAACGAGGACCGCCGGAAGTACGAGTTCCGCAAGGTGATCGAGGAACTCAAAGACTTCGAGGGCTCCGGCACCCAGCTCGTCACCATCTACATCCCCGAGGACAAGCAGATATCCGACGTGGTGGCCCACGTCACCCAAGAGCACAGCGAGGCGTCGAACATCAAGTCCAAGCAGACCCGGACCGCCGTTCAGGACGCGCTCACCTCGATCAAGGACCGACTGCGCTACTACGACACCTTCCCGCCGGAGAACGGGATCGTGATCTTCTCCGGGGCCATCGACGCCGGCGGCGGCCAGACCGACATGGTCACCCGGACGCTGGAGTCGCCCCCGCAGCCGGTGACGTCGTTCCGCTACCACTGCGACTCCGAGTTCCTCACCGAGCCGCTCGAACACATGCTCGAAGACACCGGGCTCTTCGGGCTCATCGTCTTGGACCGCCGCGAGGCGAACGTCGGCTGGCTGAAGGGGAAACGCGTCGAGCCGGTCAAGTCCGCCTCCTCGCTCGTACCCGGCAAACAGCGGAAAGGGGGCCAGTCCGCGCAGCGGTTCGCCCGCCTGCGGCTCGAAGCGATCGACAACTTCTATCAGGAGGTCGCGGGGATGGCCGACGACCTGTTCGTCGACAAGCGCCACGAGCTCGACGGCATCCTCGTCGGCGGCCCGTCCCCGACGAAAGACGAGTTCCTCGACGGCGACTACCTCCACCACGAGCTACAGGACAAGGTCCTCGGCAAGTTCGACGTCGCGTACACCGACGAGTCCGGCCTGAAGGACCTCGTCGACAACGCCAGCGAGGTGCTCGCCGACCAGGAGATCGTCGAGGACAAACGCGACATGGAGACGTTCTTCGAGAACCTCAACACCGGCGAGGAGGCGACCTACGGGTTCGAACAGACCCGCCGGAACCTGATCATGGGATCGGTCGACCGACTCCTCATCTCGGAGGACCTCCGCTCGGACGTCGTCGTCTACGAGTGCCCCAACGGCCACGAGGAGTACGAGGTGATCGACTCCCGGCACTCGACCCCGGACCACGAGTGTAGCGAGTGCGGCGAGCCGGCCGAGGTCGACGAGCGCGAGGACGTCATCGAACACCTGATGGCCATCGCCGAACAGCGCGGCACGGACACGAAGTTCATCTCCACGGACTTCGAGAAGGGCGAACAGTTGCTCGACGCGTTCGGCGGCATCGCCGGAATTCTGCGGTACTCGACGGGCGTCTAG
- a CDS encoding metal-dependent transcriptional regulator, producing MNTADQYLKTIYVVQDSEDGPASTGSIADALGVSPASANEMIGKLEERGLAEHEKYKGVTLTDDGIVRARDALQTYCIIERFLANVLAVEDFQAEARELEAVIDDTVAERLDTIIDRQPECPDCFDPESDACACLEIAPTPVEPEKQ from the coding sequence GTGAACACCGCAGATCAGTACCTCAAGACGATATACGTCGTACAGGACAGCGAAGACGGCCCCGCGTCGACCGGGTCGATAGCCGACGCGCTCGGCGTCAGCCCGGCCAGCGCCAACGAGATGATCGGCAAGCTCGAGGAGCGCGGGCTCGCGGAACACGAGAAGTACAAGGGCGTCACGCTCACCGACGACGGCATCGTGCGGGCGCGAGACGCCCTCCAGACCTACTGTATCATCGAGCGGTTCCTCGCAAACGTCCTCGCGGTCGAGGACTTCCAAGCCGAGGCCCGCGAGCTTGAGGCGGTCATCGACGACACGGTCGCCGAGCGGCTCGACACGATCATCGACCGGCAGCCGGAGTGTCCGGACTGCTTCGACCCCGAGTCGGACGCCTGCGCGTGTCTGGAGATCGCGCCGACGCCGGTCGAACCCGAAAAGCAGTAG